The following proteins come from a genomic window of Citrobacter europaeus:
- a CDS encoding hydrolase, translated as MTKPYVRLDKDNAAVLLVDHQAGLLSLVRDIDPDKFKNNVLALGDLAKYFKLPTILTTSFETGPNGPLVPELKAQFPDAPYIARPGNINAWDNEDFVKAVKATGKKQLIIAGVVTEVCVAFPALSAIEEGFDVFVVTDASGTFNEITRHSAWDRMSQAGAQLMTWFGVACELHRDWRNDVEGLATLFSNHIPDYRNLMTSYDTLTKQK; from the coding sequence ATGACTAAACCTTACGTAAGACTTGATAAAGATAATGCGGCAGTACTGCTGGTCGACCATCAGGCTGGCCTGCTCTCTCTGGTTCGGGATATCGATCCCGATAAATTTAAAAACAACGTGCTTGCGCTCGGTGACTTAGCAAAATACTTCAAACTCCCGACGATTCTGACAACCAGTTTTGAGACTGGACCAAATGGGCCGCTGGTGCCGGAACTAAAAGCTCAATTTCCCGATGCGCCTTATATTGCTCGCCCCGGAAACATTAACGCGTGGGATAACGAAGATTTCGTGAAAGCAGTAAAAGCGACCGGCAAAAAGCAGCTGATTATCGCCGGTGTCGTGACGGAAGTTTGCGTTGCCTTCCCTGCGCTCTCGGCGATTGAAGAAGGTTTTGACGTCTTTGTTGTCACCGATGCTTCAGGCACATTTAATGAAATTACCCGCCATTCAGCATGGGATCGGATGTCGCAGGCCGGTGCTCAATTGATGACATGGTTCGGCGTCGCATGTGAGCTGCACCGCGACTGGCGTAACGATGTCGAAGGTCTGGCGACGTTGTTCTCGAATCACATTCCGGATTATCGCAATCTGATGACCAGCTACGACACGTTGACCAAGCAGAAGTAA
- a CDS encoding dimethyl sulfoxide reductase anchor subunit, whose product MGSGWHEWPLMIFTVFGQCVVGGFIVLALALMKGDLRPESQQRVIACMFGLWVLMGIGFIASMLHLGSPMRAFNSLNRVGSSALSNEIASGSIFFAVGGIGWLLATLKKMSPALRNLWLVVTMVLGVVFVWMMVRVYNTIDTVPTWYSVWTPLGFFLTMFMGGPLLGYLLLRIAGVDGWAMRLLPAISVLALVVSAIMSVMQGAELATIHSSIQQASALVPDYGSLMAWRIVALALALCCWIVPQVKGYQPAVPLLSVAFILLLVGELIGRGVFYGLHMTVGMAVAG is encoded by the coding sequence ATGGGAAGTGGATGGCATGAATGGCCGCTGATGATCTTCACGGTCTTCGGACAGTGTGTGGTTGGCGGCTTTATCGTTCTGGCGCTGGCGTTGATGAAAGGCGACTTACGTCCAGAATCGCAGCAGCGCGTGATTGCCTGCATGTTCGGGCTGTGGGTATTAATGGGCATTGGCTTTATTGCTTCCATGCTCCATCTGGGCTCGCCGATGCGCGCTTTTAACTCACTCAATCGCGTAGGATCTTCTGCATTAAGTAATGAGATTGCCAGTGGCTCAATTTTCTTTGCTGTTGGCGGTATCGGCTGGTTGCTGGCTACGTTGAAAAAAATGTCGCCCGCATTACGTAATCTGTGGTTAGTTGTCACCATGGTGCTGGGCGTGGTTTTTGTCTGGATGATGGTACGCGTGTATAACACCATCGATACCGTGCCGACCTGGTACAGCGTCTGGACGCCGCTGGGCTTCTTCCTGACGATGTTTATGGGCGGGCCGCTGCTGGGATATCTGTTACTCAGAATTGCTGGCGTGGATGGTTGGGCAATGCGCCTGCTGCCGGCTATCTCAGTGCTTGCTCTGGTCGTGAGCGCCATCATGTCTGTCATGCAGGGGGCTGAACTGGCGACGATCCACAGTTCGATTCAACAGGCTTCTGCGCTGGTTCCGGATTACGGATCGCTGATGGCGTGGCGGATTGTGGCGCTGGCATTAGCGCTGTGCTGCTGGATTGTGCCGCAGGTGAAGGGCTACCAGCCTGCCGTTCCGCTGCTTTCTGTGGCGTTTATTTTGCTTCTGGTCGGTGAGCTGATTGGTCGTGGCGTGTTTTACGGTTTGCATATGACCGTTGGTATGGCGGTGGCGGGTTAA